A region from the uncultured Macellibacteroides sp. genome encodes:
- a CDS encoding membrane dipeptidase: MNKILFTACCVGLLLLGGNINAQVSTFTNLEELNQLTDSCSTQLQTRRGPCIGISASQSGEGGSSVPGTYIHAVLKADGTPVIIPLMNNVATLREIVAGLDGLIMTGGEDVNPLFYKEQPIEQLGDVDSVRDVYDLMLIKMAADRNIPLLGICRGEQLINVAFGGSLYQDIPSQHPSAITHRQSEPKEQGTHTVTVSTGSLLASVIGDKTFSVNSFHHQAIKKVAPNFRVVAWAPDSTVEAIEAYPGRSILAVQWHPEGLVAGGDTTMLKIFKYMVHKSETYRKAKELQQGILSVDTHCDTPLEFRRAGFNIGEREENQVNIPKMEEGKLDAIFFAAYVGQGPRDNESLQKAVDRVTFLINGIYSQVKNNSETCGIARTVADMQRLKSEGKKTIFIGIENGYGIGKDIANLSRYKAMGVNYMTLCHTKNNDICDTSNRSIVKEWGGLSPFGYKVVKEMNRLGMVIDISHAGDSTFWDVIKSSKQPIVATHSATRALCNRDRNLTDQQMKALAKNGGVIQVCPLDEYINANKNKASLEDFLNHIDHAVKVAGIDHVGIGSDFDGGGGVPGINGTNDMINITTSLLERGYTEDDICKIWGGNFFRVLSTVQSGADKSVAKLMKME, translated from the coding sequence ATGAATAAAATACTTTTTACAGCCTGTTGTGTTGGCTTACTTTTACTTGGAGGAAATATAAATGCTCAGGTATCAACTTTTACTAATCTGGAAGAGCTGAACCAATTAACGGATTCTTGTAGTACTCAATTACAGACTCGCCGTGGTCCTTGCATTGGTATATCTGCAAGTCAGAGTGGCGAAGGGGGATCCAGTGTGCCTGGAACATATATCCATGCCGTTCTGAAGGCGGACGGCACTCCGGTTATCATTCCGCTGATGAACAATGTGGCAACGTTAAGAGAGATAGTAGCAGGTCTCGACGGACTGATTATGACGGGTGGCGAAGATGTAAATCCTCTTTTTTACAAAGAACAACCCATCGAACAACTTGGCGATGTTGATTCCGTTCGGGATGTCTACGATCTGATGCTTATTAAGATGGCTGCCGACCGTAATATTCCTTTGTTGGGTATTTGCCGTGGCGAACAGCTTATCAATGTTGCATTCGGCGGATCGCTCTATCAGGATATTCCAAGTCAACATCCCTCAGCTATAACTCATCGCCAGAGTGAACCAAAAGAACAAGGTACACATACTGTAACAGTTTCAACAGGATCATTGCTTGCCAGTGTAATTGGAGACAAAACGTTTTCTGTAAACTCTTTTCATCATCAGGCGATTAAAAAGGTTGCACCCAATTTCAGGGTTGTCGCCTGGGCACCGGATAGTACCGTTGAAGCCATCGAAGCTTATCCCGGCCGTTCTATTCTGGCTGTTCAATGGCATCCGGAAGGGTTAGTGGCAGGAGGAGATACTACTATGCTTAAGATTTTTAAGTACATGGTTCATAAATCCGAAACCTACCGGAAAGCAAAAGAATTACAACAAGGTATCCTCTCTGTTGATACGCATTGCGATACACCTCTCGAATTCAGACGTGCAGGTTTTAATATTGGCGAACGCGAAGAAAATCAGGTGAATATTCCGAAGATGGAGGAAGGAAAGCTAGATGCTATCTTTTTTGCTGCTTATGTTGGACAAGGTCCACGTGACAACGAATCCTTGCAAAAGGCCGTGGACAGAGTTACGTTTCTTATTAATGGAATTTATAGCCAGGTGAAAAATAATAGTGAAACATGTGGCATTGCCCGTACAGTAGCCGATATGCAACGTCTCAAAAGTGAAGGGAAAAAAACTATTTTTATAGGTATCGAGAACGGTTACGGTATTGGAAAAGACATTGCCAACCTGTCCAGATATAAAGCCATGGGAGTAAACTATATGACATTGTGCCATACCAAGAATAATGACATCTGCGATACATCCAACCGTAGCATCGTGAAAGAGTGGGGTGGACTTAGTCCGTTTGGCTATAAAGTAGTGAAAGAAATGAACCGGCTGGGGATGGTTATCGATATCTCTCATGCTGGCGACAGTACTTTCTGGGATGTAATTAAATCTTCCAAACAACCGATTGTTGCAACTCATTCGGCTACGCGAGCTTTGTGCAACCGGGATCGAAATCTTACCGATCAGCAAATGAAAGCCCTTGCAAAGAATGGAGGGGTTATACAAGTTTGTCCTTTGGACGAATATATCAATGCTAATAAAAACAAAGCGAGTCTGGAAGACTTTCTTAACCATATCGATCACGCTGTTAAAGTAGCCGGAATAGATCATGTAGGTATTGGTTCCGACTTCGATGGAGGTGGCGGTGTACCGGGTATAAACGGAACCAACGATATGATCAATATCACTACGAGCTTGCTGGAAAGAGGATATACCGAAGACGATATCTGCAAAATATGGGGAGGTAACTTTTTTCGGGTTCTTTCCACAGTACAGTCAGGAGCAGATAAGTCGGTTGCGAAATTAATGAAAATGGAATGA
- a CDS encoding rhomboid family intramembrane serine protease, with the protein MITYILIAITAIVSYLSFNNSHLFNKLAFIPYRVIRSKEWYRLVTHGFVHADLTHLFVNMFTFWSFGTYMEATFKYVGFGTGGYLALYFGGMIFASVYDLIKRRDNPQYISIGASGAVSAVLFTSIFFNPWGKILFFAILPIPGIIFGFIYLAYCQYMAKQGGDNINHNAHFYGAVYGFVFPLLLEPSLIHTFLANFSF; encoded by the coding sequence ATGATTACATACATTCTGATTGCAATTACAGCGATTGTATCCTATTTGAGTTTTAACAACAGCCATCTTTTTAATAAGCTGGCATTTATTCCTTACCGGGTAATCCGGTCGAAAGAATGGTATCGGCTCGTTACACATGGGTTTGTACATGCAGACCTTACGCATCTGTTTGTTAACATGTTCACTTTTTGGTCGTTCGGCACTTATATGGAAGCTACTTTCAAGTATGTGGGATTCGGCACCGGCGGATACCTGGCTCTTTATTTCGGAGGAATGATTTTTGCATCTGTTTATGATCTTATCAAGCGTCGCGACAATCCGCAATATATTTCAATAGGAGCTTCGGGGGCTGTTTCGGCGGTTCTGTTCACTTCCATATTCTTTAACCCATGGGGAAAAATTCTTTTTTTCGCCATACTTCCCATTCCTGGTATTATTTTCGGGTTTATCTACCTGGCATACTGCCAGTATATGGCCAAACAGGGAGGCGATAACATCAATCACAACGCCCACTTTTACGGAGCCGTTTATGGTTTTGTATTTCCTTTGCTGCTTGAACCATCATTAATTCACACTTTTCTGGCAAATTTCTCTTTCTGA
- a CDS encoding dicarboxylate/amino acid:cation symporter — protein MNILKNYAFTICLITGILLGGISGVVFGESTSIVKPVGDLFLNMMFVLIVPLVFLSVSSAIYNMKQMDMIGKVITNIVLVFLMTALIAAVTAYVLTLFYNPLEGIDKAALMANLPEFTETAQLSSGQLFVNTFTVPDFLQLFTKSNLLPLILFSVLFGLATAYSGEQGKTVADFLNSAMTVILRMMRIIMYAAPIGLGCYFADTVGRVGGQILNGYLNAFVLFLVLTVVSYVGLNSLYVWLSGGKKALSSFWRNILTPSLTAIATSSSAACIPINIEASKRMGVPVSIAETVIPLGTNMHKDGSVMGGVIKIVFLLTIFGQDTTLPGNVFFIIGVALLVGAVMGAIPSGGMTGELLICSVFGFSPQLAGTLMVISTIIDVPATLLNSTGNIVCSILVTRLTEGKEWVKKILISKDEQII, from the coding sequence ATGAATATATTAAAAAATTATGCATTTACAATATGCCTGATTACAGGAATTCTGTTAGGTGGTATTAGCGGGGTTGTTTTTGGAGAAAGCACATCCATTGTAAAGCCGGTTGGCGATTTGTTCCTTAATATGATGTTTGTCCTTATTGTTCCATTGGTTTTTCTGAGTGTTTCGTCCGCGATCTACAATATGAAACAGATGGATATGATAGGTAAAGTGATTACTAACATCGTGTTGGTATTTTTGATGACTGCTCTGATTGCAGCCGTTACAGCCTATGTACTTACTTTGTTCTATAATCCCCTGGAAGGTATAGATAAAGCTGCTTTAATGGCAAATCTGCCCGAATTTACAGAAACGGCACAACTTTCATCCGGTCAGCTTTTTGTAAATACATTTACTGTGCCAGACTTTCTGCAGCTTTTTACAAAGTCCAATTTACTTCCACTCATTTTGTTTTCAGTGCTTTTCGGGCTTGCAACTGCTTATTCAGGAGAACAAGGAAAAACTGTTGCCGACTTTCTGAATTCGGCGATGACTGTCATATTGCGTATGATGCGCATCATCATGTATGCTGCACCAATTGGTCTTGGCTGTTATTTTGCAGATACAGTAGGTAGGGTAGGCGGACAAATACTGAATGGCTATCTCAACGCTTTTGTCTTGTTTTTAGTCCTTACTGTTGTCTCTTATGTGGGACTCAACTCACTTTATGTGTGGTTGTCTGGAGGAAAGAAGGCTCTTTCGTCCTTTTGGCGGAATATCCTCACTCCATCTCTTACGGCTATTGCCACATCATCCAGTGCTGCCTGTATTCCAATTAATATTGAAGCATCCAAAAGAATGGGTGTGCCTGTAAGTATTGCGGAAACAGTGATTCCCCTGGGTACCAACATGCATAAAGACGGATCTGTGATGGGAGGCGTAATCAAGATTGTATTTCTGTTAACCATATTCGGACAAGATACGACCCTGCCGGGAAACGTATTCTTTATTATTGGCGTAGCCCTGCTTGTTGGTGCCGTAATGGGAGCTATTCCCAGCGGAGGAATGACTGGGGAATTGCTTATCTGTTCCGTATTCGGATTCTCGCCCCAGTTGGCTGGTACTCTGATGGTAATTAGTACAATTATTGATGTTCCGGCTACATTGCTTAACTCTACCGGAAATATCGTCTGCTCCATTCTTGTTACACGGCTTACAGAGGGTAAAGAGTGGGTAAAAAAGATACTTATTTCGAAGGATGAACAAATAATATAA
- a CDS encoding glutathione peroxidase: MEKKFYSFKALSLKGKEISMDQYKGKVVVIVNTASKCGFTPQYADLEKLYQQYKDKGLVILGFPCNQFGKQEPGTAKDISEGCLINYGVSFPMFSKVDVNGNNAHPLFRYLKSTLPGFISNSVKWNFTKFVIDTEGNPVKRYAPITSPLKMEELIVSLLK, translated from the coding sequence ATGGAAAAGAAATTCTATTCATTCAAGGCGTTATCGCTTAAGGGTAAGGAAATTAGCATGGATCAGTACAAAGGCAAGGTCGTGGTAATAGTAAACACCGCAAGCAAATGCGGATTTACACCGCAATATGCCGATTTAGAAAAGCTATATCAGCAGTACAAAGACAAGGGGTTGGTTATTCTTGGTTTTCCTTGTAATCAGTTTGGCAAGCAAGAACCGGGTACAGCAAAAGATATATCCGAGGGATGTCTCATCAATTACGGCGTAAGTTTTCCAATGTTTTCGAAGGTAGACGTTAATGGTAACAATGCACATCCGCTGTTCAGGTATCTTAAAAGTACCCTTCCCGGGTTTATATCCAATAGCGTTAAGTGGAACTTTACCAAGTTTGTAATAGACACGGAAGGCAATCCGGTAAAACGTTATGCCCCTATAACATCTCCCCTGAAAATGGAAGAATTAATCGTATCGCTGCTTAAATAA
- a CDS encoding DUF6660 family protein, which produces MKTVAFLLSLYILVLIALPCIDVPLCNVSGEVTCSQNTTDNPSSGHEHCSPFCICHFWVSPMTLTNTTLLIKEVPFIQKYLAGYTSAYRYSPFYAIWQPPQLS; this is translated from the coding sequence ATGAAAACAGTAGCTTTTCTATTATCCCTTTATATTTTGGTTCTCATTGCACTTCCCTGCATTGATGTACCATTATGTAATGTTTCGGGTGAAGTTACTTGCTCTCAGAATACAACGGATAATCCTTCTTCCGGCCACGAGCATTGTTCGCCGTTTTGTATTTGTCACTTTTGGGTGTCTCCGATGACTTTAACGAACACGACTTTGCTTATTAAAGAAGTTCCTTTTATACAAAAGTATCTTGCGGGATATACATCAGCTTATCGTTATTCACCTTTTTATGCTATCTGGCAACCGCCTCAGTTAAGCTAA
- a CDS encoding TIGR04133 family radical SAM/SPASM protein produces the protein MNKQLTIRKWLGLELFRRIRKTRLANHEMQTLFWECTLRCNLSCRHCGSDCHVKAHQADMPAEHFLRVIDQLTPSVNPNKLLVIFTGGEALLRDDLETCGLELYRRGYPWGVVTNGFLLTRRKLDDLLAAGMHTLSISLDGFEAAHNWLRCHPDSYRRSVEAVQMLAGEEELTWDVVTCVNKENLATLPAFRDQLISMGVKRWRIFTIFPVGRAANNPSLQLDNLEFTVLLDFIRFTRMEGPIHLNYGCEGFLGNYEMEVRDQFYECHAGISIASILADGSISGCPSIRANFYQGNIYKDNLADIWENEFKPYRNREWARKGQCANCNLFRYCEGNGMHLHDDNGDLMLCHYKRIETKQDDI, from the coding sequence ATGAATAAGCAGCTTACGATTCGTAAATGGCTTGGACTTGAGTTATTTCGGAGGATAAGAAAGACTCGTTTGGCTAATCACGAAATGCAAACTCTATTTTGGGAGTGTACATTGCGCTGTAACCTTTCGTGCCGTCATTGTGGTAGTGATTGCCACGTAAAGGCACATCAGGCTGATATGCCAGCAGAGCATTTCCTTCGTGTAATAGACCAATTAACTCCTTCTGTCAATCCCAACAAATTGCTTGTTATCTTTACAGGTGGTGAAGCTCTGCTTCGTGACGATCTTGAAACTTGCGGACTCGAACTATACCGCCGCGGATATCCGTGGGGTGTGGTAACCAATGGCTTTCTACTTACCCGACGTAAGCTTGATGATCTTTTGGCTGCCGGAATGCATACACTTTCTATCAGTCTGGATGGATTTGAAGCGGCTCATAATTGGTTGCGTTGCCACCCCGACAGTTACCGACGATCTGTTGAGGCTGTTCAAATGCTTGCGGGGGAAGAGGAGTTAACTTGGGACGTTGTTACTTGTGTCAACAAAGAAAATCTTGCTACTCTTCCTGCTTTTCGCGATCAGTTGATTTCTATGGGAGTAAAGCGATGGCGAATTTTTACGATTTTTCCGGTAGGCAGGGCGGCTAATAATCCGTCATTACAGCTCGATAATCTGGAATTTACAGTTTTGCTTGATTTTATAAGGTTTACCCGTATGGAAGGTCCCATTCATCTTAATTACGGCTGCGAAGGTTTTCTTGGGAATTATGAAATGGAAGTTCGCGACCAGTTTTACGAGTGTCATGCCGGGATTAGCATCGCTTCGATATTGGCAGACGGTTCAATCTCAGGCTGTCCAAGCATCAGAGCCAACTTTTATCAGGGAAATATTTACAAAGATAATCTGGCGGATATATGGGAAAACGAGTTTAAACCCTATCGCAACCGTGAATGGGCGCGGAAAGGACAGTGTGCAAATTGCAACCTGTTTCGTTACTGCGAAGGCAATGGTATGCATCTGCATGATGATAACGGAGATCTGATGCTATGTCACTATAAACGGATTGAAACCAAACAAGACGACATTTAG